From Harpia harpyja isolate bHarHar1 chromosome 19, bHarHar1 primary haplotype, whole genome shotgun sequence, one genomic window encodes:
- the BAK1 gene encoding bcl-2 homologous antagonist/killer isoform X2: MASGNDGDPPRAHRRRGSNRRRLSQELNSDQVVEETEEVFRSYAFYRYQQEREERGEEVPMDPEIVEIQQELGSTGSLVGRRLAIIGDDINKRYDAEFRYMLKSLQPTKENVYEHFTRIASSLFESGINWGRVIALLGFGYRMAIHVYQHGTRGFLYWITRYVSEFMLRNRIAQWIAQQGGWVAALELDNVYMKYMLVVVALVMVGHLVVRRFFRP; the protein is encoded by the exons ATGGCCTCAGGGAACGACGGTGACCCACCGAGGGCCCACAGACGCCGGGGAAGCAACAGGCGCAGGCTGTCACAAGAGCTCAACTCAG ACCAGGTGGTGGAGGAGACGGAGGAGGTGTTTCGGAGCTATGCCTTCTACCGCTACCaacaggagagagaggagagaggggaggaggtgcccATGGACCCAGAGATTGTGGAGatccagcaggagctgggcag CACCGGGAGCCTGGTAGGAAGGCGCCTGGCCATCATCGGTGACGACATTAATAAGCGGTACGATGCGGAGTTTCGCTACATGCTGAAATCCTTGCAGCCCACCAAGGAGAATGTCTATGAGCACTTCACCAGAATAGCCTCCAG CTTGTTCGAGAGCGGCATTAACTGGGGCCGGGTGATTGCGCTGCTGGGTTTCGGCTACCGCATGGCCATCCACGTCTACCAGCACGGCACAAGGGGTTTCCTCTACTGGATCACCCGCTACGTCTCGGAGTTCATGCTCCGCAACCGCATCGCCCAGTGGATCGCCCAGCAGGGAGGATGG GTGGCTGCACTCGAGCTGGACAATGTTTACATGAAGTACATGCTGGTGGTGGTGGCCCTGGTCATGGTGGGGCATTTAGTGGTACGACGCTTCTTCAGGCCCTAA
- the BAK1 gene encoding bcl-2 homologous antagonist/killer isoform X1 has protein sequence MASGNDGDPPRAHRRRGSNRRRLSQELNSEDQVVEETEEVFRSYAFYRYQQEREERGEEVPMDPEIVEIQQELGSTGSLVGRRLAIIGDDINKRYDAEFRYMLKSLQPTKENVYEHFTRIASSLFESGINWGRVIALLGFGYRMAIHVYQHGTRGFLYWITRYVSEFMLRNRIAQWIAQQGGWVAALELDNVYMKYMLVVVALVMVGHLVVRRFFRP, from the exons ATGGCCTCAGGGAACGACGGTGACCCACCGAGGGCCCACAGACGCCGGGGAAGCAACAGGCGCAGGCTGTCACAAGAGCTCAACTCAG AAGACCAGGTGGTGGAGGAGACGGAGGAGGTGTTTCGGAGCTATGCCTTCTACCGCTACCaacaggagagagaggagagaggggaggaggtgcccATGGACCCAGAGATTGTGGAGatccagcaggagctgggcag CACCGGGAGCCTGGTAGGAAGGCGCCTGGCCATCATCGGTGACGACATTAATAAGCGGTACGATGCGGAGTTTCGCTACATGCTGAAATCCTTGCAGCCCACCAAGGAGAATGTCTATGAGCACTTCACCAGAATAGCCTCCAG CTTGTTCGAGAGCGGCATTAACTGGGGCCGGGTGATTGCGCTGCTGGGTTTCGGCTACCGCATGGCCATCCACGTCTACCAGCACGGCACAAGGGGTTTCCTCTACTGGATCACCCGCTACGTCTCGGAGTTCATGCTCCGCAACCGCATCGCCCAGTGGATCGCCCAGCAGGGAGGATGG GTGGCTGCACTCGAGCTGGACAATGTTTACATGAAGTACATGCTGGTGGTGGTGGCCCTGGTCATGGTGGGGCATTTAGTGGTACGACGCTTCTTCAGGCCCTAA